Proteins encoded within one genomic window of Methanosarcina barkeri str. Wiesmoor:
- a CDS encoding bile acid:sodium symporter family protein, with product MYQKVLQKFTSLFPLWAVLLSAVAYVYPDYFAPHQGLIVPFLSLIMLGMGITLSVNSFLAVLKRPSAVFLGTLMQYTVMPLIAWIVCLVLKLPSDLAAGVILLGCCPGGTASNVISYLAKADVALSIVLTSVSTLIAFLATPFLTWVLIGQSVEVDVMGMLVSVVKVVIVPVVLGLVINYFFEKQISAIKEVFPAISAAAIVIIIAVIIGTNSANLGKSGPLVLLAVILHNGLGLAGGYGVSKVLGFSETEARTIAIEVGMQNSGLSVALAIKHFTAVAALPGAIFSIWHNLSGAFLAGHWSKQSVSVPDESKMPSKKGIHSKKLG from the coding sequence GTATCAAAAAGTGCTTCAAAAATTTACGTCTCTGTTTCCCCTCTGGGCGGTTCTCTTATCGGCTGTCGCATATGTTTATCCTGACTACTTTGCTCCTCATCAAGGGCTTATCGTACCTTTTCTAAGCCTTATTATGCTTGGGATGGGAATTACCCTCTCAGTAAACAGTTTCCTTGCAGTATTGAAAAGACCTTCAGCAGTCTTCCTGGGCACCTTGATGCAGTACACAGTTATGCCACTTATAGCCTGGATAGTTTGCCTTGTTCTGAAGCTCCCATCTGATCTGGCTGCGGGCGTGATCCTGCTGGGCTGCTGTCCGGGCGGTACGGCTTCGAATGTGATATCCTATTTAGCAAAAGCCGATGTGGCTCTTTCAATAGTACTTACCTCGGTTTCTACCCTGATCGCTTTTCTTGCAACACCTTTCCTTACCTGGGTCCTTATAGGCCAGAGTGTGGAAGTCGACGTGATGGGCATGCTTGTGAGCGTTGTAAAGGTGGTAATCGTGCCTGTTGTGCTCGGGCTTGTAATCAACTATTTCTTTGAAAAACAGATAAGCGCGATCAAGGAAGTTTTTCCGGCAATCTCAGCCGCAGCCATAGTAATTATCATTGCGGTGATCATAGGGACAAACAGCGCGAACCTTGGAAAGAGCGGCCCACTGGTACTGCTTGCAGTGATCCTGCATAACGGGCTTGGACTTGCAGGCGGTTATGGGGTTTCAAAGGTCCTGGGGTTCAGCGAAACCGAAGCAAGGACTATTGCAATCGAGGTTGGGATGCAGAATTCCGGTCTGAGTGTCGCTCTTGCGATAAAACATTTCACAGCAGTTGCCGCGCTTCCAGGTGCGATTTTCAGTATCTGGCACAACCTGTCCGGAGCTTTCCTTGCAGGGCACTGGTCAAAACAAAGTGTATCCGTTCCTGATGAAAGTAAGATGCCCTCCAAAAAGGGCATTCATAGTAAGAAATTGGGGTGA